A DNA window from Candidatus Rokuibacteriota bacterium contains the following coding sequences:
- a CDS encoding MATE family efflux transporter produces MDVTATAQPSTASPMAARTRLLLEAPIAPTLLRLAAPNVAVMLLVAATSTFDAYFVGWLGPEALAGVSLVFPVMMLLQTMAAGGMGGGVASAVARALGAGRRDDANALVAHALVIALAMATIFTTGVLRGGPALYRAMGGTGAALEAAVAYSNAIFGGALAFWLLHTLGSVVRGTGNMLLPAAVIVGAGAMHLTLCPSMIFGWGPFPELGVAGAGSSLVTSFSVGSLVLIGYLRSGRTLVRLSLRGIRFRRTLFWEILRVGAPGALNTVLTNVTVVVLTGLVGPFGTFALAGYGMGARLEYLQIPLVFGLGSALVTMVGTNIGAGHMVRARRVAWVGAGLAATVTGSIGLFGAFFPSAWIGLFSADLEVLVAGAIYLRIVGPTYGFFGLGLALYFASQGAGRLLWPLVAGFARLLIATGGGWIAIRWFGGGLASLFAAIAIALVVYGATVAVAVKAGAWR; encoded by the coding sequence ATGGACGTCACGGCCACCGCTCAGCCCAGCACGGCCAGCCCCATGGCGGCCCGCACCCGCCTCCTCCTGGAGGCGCCCATCGCGCCAACCCTGCTCCGGCTGGCCGCCCCCAATGTTGCGGTGATGCTGCTCGTAGCCGCTACGAGCACCTTTGATGCCTACTTCGTCGGCTGGCTGGGGCCTGAGGCCCTGGCCGGTGTCTCCCTGGTCTTTCCAGTGATGATGCTGCTGCAGACCATGGCGGCCGGCGGCATGGGGGGTGGCGTCGCCTCGGCGGTCGCGCGCGCCCTCGGCGCCGGACGGCGCGACGACGCCAATGCCCTGGTGGCGCACGCCCTCGTGATCGCGCTCGCCATGGCGACGATCTTTACGACCGGTGTTCTCCGGGGCGGTCCTGCGCTCTATCGCGCCATGGGCGGCACCGGCGCGGCGCTTGAGGCCGCGGTCGCGTACTCCAACGCGATCTTCGGTGGGGCGCTGGCGTTCTGGCTCCTCCACACGCTCGGCAGCGTCGTCCGCGGCACCGGCAACATGCTCCTACCGGCGGCCGTCATCGTGGGGGCCGGCGCCATGCACCTCACGCTCTGCCCGTCGATGATTTTCGGCTGGGGCCCTTTCCCTGAGCTGGGCGTGGCGGGGGCGGGGAGTTCGCTCGTGACGTCCTTCAGCGTGGGCAGCCTTGTTCTCATCGGCTACCTCCGCTCGGGCCGGACTCTGGTGAGGCTCTCCCTTCGTGGGATCCGCTTCCGACGGACTTTGTTCTGGGAGATCCTTCGGGTCGGAGCGCCTGGGGCGCTCAACACGGTCTTGACAAACGTAACCGTGGTGGTGCTTACCGGCCTGGTCGGTCCCTTTGGCACCTTCGCGCTCGCCGGCTACGGCATGGGGGCGCGGCTCGAATACCTTCAGATCCCGCTGGTCTTCGGTCTGGGTTCCGCGCTGGTCACCATGGTGGGCACCAACATCGGCGCAGGCCACATGGTGCGCGCGAGGCGAGTGGCCTGGGTCGGCGCGGGGCTGGCAGCGACCGTCACCGGCAGCATAGGGCTCTTTGGGGCGTTCTTCCCGAGCGCGTGGATCGGCCTCTTCAGCGCCGACCTCGAGGTGCTGGTCGCCGGCGCGATCTACCTCAGGATCGTCGGACCGACTTACGGCTTCTTCGGCCTGGGACTCGCCCTCTACTTCGCCTCCCAGGGCGCGGGGCGGCTCCTCTGGCCGCTCGTGGCTGGCTTCGCCAGGCTCTTGATCGCGACGGGAGGCGGTTGGATCGCGATCCGCTGGTTTGGGGGCGGCCTGGCCTCACTCTTTGCGGCTATCGCGATAGCCCTCGTGGTCTACGGCGCCACGGTGGCCGTGGCCGTCAAAGCCGGCGCCTGGCGCTAG
- a CDS encoding winged helix-turn-helix transcriptional regulator, which translates to MPKRYGQACPVAKTLELVGDRWTLLIVRDLLQGPLRFQDFQRSLKGIAPNILSDRLKLMEEHGVVRRRFYSDHPPRAEYALTDKGKELGVVVGALATWGSRHVHRQTTLVHEACGHPVEMGYHCPHCGGRVRGASVTLKRA; encoded by the coding sequence ATGCCGAAGCGCTACGGTCAGGCGTGTCCAGTGGCGAAGACGCTGGAGCTGGTCGGCGATCGGTGGACCCTCCTGATCGTTCGGGACCTGCTCCAGGGGCCGCTTCGCTTCCAGGACTTCCAGAGGTCGCTGAAGGGTATTGCGCCCAACATCCTCTCGGATCGACTCAAGCTGATGGAGGAGCACGGCGTCGTCAGACGTCGCTTCTACTCGGATCACCCGCCGCGCGCCGAATACGCGCTCACCGACAAGGGAAAGGAGCTGGGCGTGGTGGTCGGCGCGCTGGCCACCTGGGGCTCGCGCCACGTCCACCGCCAGACCACCCTGGTCCACGAGGCGTGTGGGCACCCCGTGGAGATGGGCTACCACTGCCCCCACTGCGGCGGGCGCGTGCGCGGCGCTTCCGTAACGCTCAAGCGTGCCTGA
- a CDS encoding enoyl-CoA hydratase: MSQDLLEVVKDRVAILTLNRPERLNAFSHPMLEAMLEALPRLSEDPGVGVVVLTGAGRAFCAGGDVKAMAERKEGGGGTLEEAAHALRSRMEVSRWLHEMPKPTIAMVRGAAAGAGLSLALACDLRIAGDTARFGAAFARVGFPGDFGGSFFLTKLVGTAKARELYFTADMLDAREALALALVNKVVPDARLEDETFALASRLARGPRIAYGYMKRSLNAAESGTLHEVLDLEAWQQIRCGMTEDHREAARAFVEKREPVFRGR; the protein is encoded by the coding sequence ATGAGCCAGGACCTGCTCGAAGTCGTGAAGGACAGGGTCGCCATTCTCACGCTGAACCGCCCCGAGCGGCTGAACGCCTTCTCGCATCCGATGCTGGAGGCGATGCTGGAGGCGCTTCCCCGGCTCAGCGAGGACCCCGGGGTGGGCGTGGTGGTTCTGACGGGCGCGGGGCGCGCCTTCTGCGCCGGCGGGGACGTGAAGGCCATGGCCGAACGGAAGGAGGGCGGCGGCGGGACGCTCGAGGAGGCAGCCCACGCGCTCCGCTCGCGGATGGAGGTGTCCCGCTGGCTCCACGAGATGCCCAAACCCACCATCGCCATGGTGCGGGGCGCCGCGGCAGGGGCGGGACTGTCGCTCGCGCTCGCCTGTGACCTCCGCATTGCGGGAGACACCGCCCGCTTCGGCGCTGCGTTCGCGCGCGTGGGGTTCCCGGGGGACTTCGGGGGGAGCTTTTTCCTGACCAAACTGGTGGGCACGGCCAAGGCGCGGGAGCTCTACTTCACGGCCGACATGCTGGACGCCCGAGAGGCGCTGGCGCTGGCGCTCGTGAACAAGGTCGTCCCCGACGCGCGTCTCGAGGATGAGACCTTCGCCCTCGCGAGCCGCCTCGCCCGGGGGCCGCGGATCGCGTACGGCTACATGAAGCGGAGTCTGAACGCCGCCGAGAGCGGGACGCTCCACGAGGTGCTCGACCTGGAGGCCTGGCAGCAGATCCGCTGCGGGATGACCGAGGACCACCGCGAGGCGGCGCGGGCCTTCGTCGAGAAGCGTGAGCCGGTCTTCAGGGGGCGCTAG